TAGGTTTACTTTTGCAGGTTGATAAAGAAAAGGTTGAACTTCTTGTTTTTCAGAGGAGTGGTACATAATAACGAAAGATTTGTCTGTCTCTTTATCTTCTCGACAATCAGGCGTTTTGCCCGTACCTTTCCCTCAATGGTTCCCCGCTGGATGCGTAAATGGTAGTTTATCGCTCCCATAAGAATGTCTGCCAACTGGATAAAATGTACCTGATGCGACTTGACAAAATTGAAGTCCCGTATAGCCGAATTGTATTTCAATATCTCCGCCAGCTTATGCAGTTTCCGTTGGCTGCACGTGTCCTTGATGTCGAAATAGACATTATAGGTGCTGTCCATGTCCATTTGATGATGCAATAGCTGGTAATACATCCGAAAATAAAAATCATTGTAGCTGTATTCTGCCCGTGTGTTGTCTATCTCCGATTTATCCACGATGACCGCCCTAAATTTCATGTTGGTCATAAAGAAATAATCCACTATTTCGTTATAAAGGGCAAAGGTCTTGTCCGAGATGTTCGTCCATTTCAATTCCCCCTCATATCCGTGCTTTTGCTTGATTTCCCGTATCTGCTTTTTGGCGAGAGCCATTTCGTTGTACGGTATGCTTACATAACCGTATATCATGTAAGGCTGTCCGTCATTTTCCAGATGCGTACTCTCGTCGCAATATATGTTATAGGTTTTGTGGCTGCACTCCATTATATTATTTGTTTAATTATCAATACGCAAAGATAGTGAAAAATTCTTGTGCGACAAACCTGCGAACCGGACGACAAGTGCGGACAGCCCGCCCCGGACTTGCAGGTTTCCCGTCTGCTTCCCTCTATATTTACGCCCGGTTTCGTTTGAGAACCAATAGTATTCACCATTTAAATTTTTCAGATTATGGACGAACGACCGGACAGCAGCCAACAGTTGATGGACATCCTGCTCGTCATGGACGAGAAAGGCACGCTCCGAGCCGTCAGCGGAGTAAAGGACGGCGAGTTACAGACCAAGAACCCCTTGGAGGACAACAACGACCTCCTGCGGGTGGATCGCCACGGCGATATGTTTTCAAATTTCTTTTCCAACCTCTGGAGCCAGTTGAAAGACCCGACCCGCTTCCATTTCTTCCGTGTGCCGGAAGAGGAGGTGCAGCGGGTAGCCGCCGATTTCCGGCAGAGGGAGAGCCAGTCCGTCAAAACGGGCGAGCCGCTCGTTGCGCAGTACGAGGTGCAGCCGCCTGTGCAGGCACAGCAGCAAAACCAAGCCGGGCAGCAGCAACAGCCCGAAGGTGCGCCGCAGCAGTCCGCCGGGCAGACCGAACAGAACCCGCAGTACAAGTATCGTCCGGAGGACATCGACTGGAACAGCCTCGCCGCACTCGGCGTGCAGCGGGAGCAGATCGAGGGCAACGGGATGCTTGATCAGATGCTACGGGGCTTCCAGACCGACAAGACCGTCCGGGTGCATTTCCACTTCGACGGCATCTCGCACAGCAACGACAGCCAGCTCTCGCTCAAGCCCGGCACGGACGGCAGGCTGACCGTGTGCAGCCACGGCATCCTCGACCCGGAGAAGATGCAGAAGCAGTTCTTCGGCTACGACATCACCGACTCCGACAAGCAGGTGCTCCGGCAGACGGGCAACATGGGACACCCGGCGACCGTCACCAACCGGGCGGGCGAGCAGGTCGAAGCCCTTGTCAGCCGCAACCTCAAGACCAACGAGCTGGTCGCCTTCCCGCTCTCCAAGGTCAATATCCCGGCGGAGAAGAACGGGCATACCTTCACCCCGAACGAGATAGCCCGGCTCAAACAGGGCGAGGCGGTGGTCTGCCGGTTCCTTTCCAGAGCCAAGGAGGGGGAGCAGCCCAAGATCTATCCGGCTCCCGTGCAATTCAGCGCAGCCAAGATGCAGCTCGAATTTCTCTTCGGCGACCGGGGTAGGCTGGCGATGGATGCGTACAAGGCGAACCTGAAACAGACCGCCAATCAGGAGGTGCCGAAGACTTTCCGCAAGCAGGAGCTTACCGAGAAGTCTCGCCTCGAACTCGAAGCCGGGGGAACGGTCAAGGTCTCCGGTCTGGTGGACAAGAAAGGAAAAGCCTACCAAGGCTACATCACATGGAAGCCCGGCGAGAAGCCCGCCTTCATGTTCCCCAAGGACTACAATGCGGCGCTCGAAGAGGGGCGTGTCAAGCCCGCCGTGGAGAACGAGGTGCAGGTGGCCATCAATTCCGAGGGCAAGACCGTCGAGACGACCCGCAACCTGAAAGAAGCCCTGCAATCCGCACAGCAGCGACCCACCGGGGAGCAGAAACAGCAGCAGGAGCGCAGGCAGGAGCAGAAAGAGGACCGGAAACAGGCACAGAAGCAGGAGCAGCCCGACAAGCCTAAGCGCAGCCGGGGTGTCCGCCGCTGATTTCCCCCGCCATTCTGTAAATGAATTACCGGTTATCCCGTCCGATCGGCGGGATAACTTTTGTCAAATCGTTAAACTTTAAAGAAATATGATTACAGCAGTCATCGCTGAGAAGTTATCATAACTTGTGATAACTTCTCTTATCACAAGTAAATTGTTATCCAAAGCTATAGGCTAATACATCAAATAACTGACAGATAATCAATCAAACTCGTGATAATAATGTTCTGATAATAATATGCTATATTGTGGAGAGAGTAATGTTGCTCCCTCCAAATATAGTATTATGGACAATAAAAATCATTTTGAATCCAAAGTTTCGGATTTTTTAGAAGCGTTGCGTAAAGCCGGATATTCAGAATCGACTATCCGACAGTATAAAAAGACCTGTCGTCTTTTTATCGTTTACATGGATATAAACTACATACAAGACTGTAATGTAGAATCCATCAATTTGTTTTTAAAGACTATGCCACAAGAAAAAACGCGGTTGATACATGGAACCAATTATCGATTGCTGCTATTCGTTAATTATCTTACGGATAGAACTATCCAAAAACCAGTTGTGAGATACGTTATACGCAAATTCTCAGGAGAAATAGGAGGCATTATGACAAAATACCTTCATCTCTTGGAAGAACAAAGACTATCTCCTAAAACGATAGATGGCTACGAACATGTATTTAGCTATTTTCTCAGGCATTTGTCTTTGAGGAATGTATTCCGTATCTCAGATATAGGTGAGGATGATGTGCTAACTTTTATATCTTCCAGCCAAAACAGTAAACAAAGAGTATTGGCAACGATGCGTGTATTTTGTCGTTACCTGTACGAACAAAAGCTTATCAATAAGAATATTGATTATGTGATAGGAAGAAACCGTTATGTTGTAAAAGAAAAACTACCGTCAACATACACTTGTGAAGAAGTCTTGCAAATAGAATCTTCGGTAAATCAATCCACTCCTGTAGGAAAACGAGATTACGCCATGCTCCTATTAGCGACACGGTTAGGACTACGTTCCTCCGATATTGCTGGATTACAATTCAGTAATTTAGATTGGGATAGAAACATTATCCGCCTGATACAGTACAAGACTAAGCGTGAAATAGAATTGCCGCTATTAAAGGATGTGGGGGAAGCTATTATAAATTATGTAAAATATGGCAGACCAAGTTCTTCTTCCAAACAGATATTCCTATCCTCTTTAGCCCCATATAATCCTGTGAATGGGGCGGTAGTTTCTTTGTCGGTCAGAAAGATTATCTGCCATTCAAGAATAGATACAAGGGATAGAAAAAAAGGCCCTCACGCAATGAGACATACTTTAGCCAGCCAGCTATTGCGTAATGGCGTATCACTGCCCGTCATTTCTGAAACATTGGGACACAAAACTACGCAAACGACAATGGGCTATCTTCGGATAGACATTGATGGTTTGATGAAATGTGTCCTTGAAGTTCCGGATGTCCCATCCGATTTCTACACACAGAAAGGAGGTTTGTTCTATGTCTGAACAATTCATATATCAAAGCGTGTTCGCTCCTTATTTTAAGGATTTTCTTGCGATGAAAGAGAGTCAAGTTTCCGACATTGGACGGATAAAGTGGATGCTCTTGGAGTTTGACAAGTTCTTCGTTAATAGCAACATCAGGGATGTGTTCATAACTAAAAGCATGATTGATGCATGGAAGTGCACCCGCATACATGACAAAAAGAAAACCCTCTATGACAAGGTGTCCATGTTCCGGCAGTTTTGCCTATACTTATGCCACATAGGAAAAGAATGCTATATACCCAAGTTACCAAAGAAGGAATATTCGGATTTTACTCCTTATGTGTTTACTCGTGGACAGATACAGGATATATTTGAAACCTGTGACAAGCAAAGGATGTATAGTCATAATATATATTGTAATCTTTTTGCATTACCTACTTTATATAGAATCTTATATGCTACAGGGATTAGAATCGGAGAAGCCATATCCATTAGGAATCGGGATGTTGATTTGAGAAGGAATTGCATCATTGTTCGGAAGACAAAGAACAAGATGGAAAGGCTTATTCCTTTAAGTGGCTCCCTGTCCAAGGTTCTACAACAGTATTTGGAATATCGCAATAAGATGCCCTTGCCAGATGTTGATGCCCCGGACAAGTTCCTGTTAATATCTCCATCAGGACGACCGTTATCTTCTTGCACTGTCTTGGGCGGTTTTAAGAAAGTGTTGGAAAAATGCAATATACCCTGTTCGAGCAACCGTTCCGGAGGAGCCTGCATACATAGTCTCAGACATACTTTTGCCGTCCATTCCCTTGCAAAGATGGTGCAAGAAGGAATGGACATATATTGTGCGCTTCCCCTTTTGTCGGTCTTCTTGGGGCATAAGACGTTGAAAGGGACTGAAACCTACGTGCGCCTGACACAAGACATGTTTCCCGATATTCTATTGAAACAAACTACCATAACACGGTTTGTATATCCTGAAATGAACGTAATAACAGATTCAAACATATAGGCTTATGAGAACAACAGATTCTGCAAAGCATTTAACGTCCTTTTTCACAGAGTACCTTATCGGAGAAAAGGGCGTAAGCCCTAATACCATACGGTCATACAGCGAATCATTTAGCTTGCTGTTAAACTTTCTGGACGAACAGGTAAACATAAAGGCTGATAATCTTAGATTGGAACATATTACCAGAAAAATGGTTTTAAACTTCCTTGATTGGTTACAAGACACGAAAAAATCGAGTAACGCGACAAGAAATCAAAGATTGGCGGCATTACGTTCTTTTTGTACGTATATGCAATATGAGGATGTAAAGCATCTGGAACAATGGCAAGAGATATTATCCATCAAGGTAAAAACACATGAAAAAAGAAGTGTCAATTATCTCAGCATAGATGGTATTAGGCTTTTATTGGCACAAATACCAATCAACACGAAAAAAGGACGGCGGGATTTAGCTTTGATATCCCTACTCTATGATAGTGGAGCCAGAGTACAAGAATTAATAGACTTGACACCCGCATCTTTGAAATTGGAAAAGCCTTGTCATGTCACCTTATTTGGTAAAGGACGCAAAAAAAGAATTGTCCCTTTACAAGACGAACAAGTGAATTTACTACGCAGTTATATGGAAGAAAATCGTTTAGACCTGTCCGGTTTTAATCAAAGACCTCTTTTCTTTAACAGTTGTGGCAGAAAGCTGACAAACTCTGGCATATCTTATATCTTGAACAATTATATTAATCACGCCCGAATACAAAATCCGGAACTTATACCGGAAAAAATAAGCCCGCATACTTTACGGCACAGTAAAGCTATGCACTTGTTACAAGCTGGTGTAAATTTGGTCTATATTCGTGATATTTTAGGACATGTATCTATACAAACTACTGAAATATATGCTCGGGCTGATTCTAAACAAAAAAGAGAGGCTTTGGAATCAGCTTATGTTAATATGATACCAAACGATATAACAGAACGTTCATGGGAAAAAGACCAAGAACTTAAGATATGGCTAAGGAATCTATCTAAATGAAGATGATTATTATCCAAAGCTGTAATATAAAGTAATGTATTTAATTAGCTGATATACAGACTAACAAAAAATAAGAGCTTTGGATAATAATTTACTTATGATAAGAAAAGCCTTCCGTAGCGAAGGATATAGCAAACGTGTTGAATGTCCGGGAGCGGCACGATGGCTACCTCTCAGGTAACGGCTACCTCGTTACCTGGGCGTTCGGCCATCTCGTCCAGCTCGCCATGCCCGAAGCATACGGCTATGCGGGCTTCCGGCGTGAGAACCTGCCCATTCTGCCGCAGGAGTTCAAGTACATCCCCCGCCAGATACGGGAGGACAAGGAATACAAGCCCGATCCCGGCGTGCTCAAACAGTTGAAGGTCATCAAAGAGGTTTTCGACCGTTCCGACCGTATCGTCGTGGCGACCGATGCCGGGCGTGAGGGCGAAGCCATTCATCGGTACATCTACAATTACCTTGGCTGCTGCAAGCCCTGCCTGCGCCTCTGGATCTCCTCGCTGACCGACCGTGCCATCCGGGAAGGGCTGAACAACCTCAAGCCCGGCAGCGACTACGATAACCTCTACCGTGCCGCCGAAGCCCGTGCCATCGCCGACTGGGAGATTGGGCTGAACGCCACCCAAGCTCTCAGCATCGCCGCCGGGCAGGGCATCTACTCCCTCGGAAGGGTGCAGACGCCCACCTTGATGATGATCTGCTCCCGTTATCTGGAGAACAGGGATTTCACCCCGCAGACCTATTACCGGCTGAAGGTCACGGCGGAAAAGGACGGCACGCCCTTCGCCGCCATCTCCGAATTGCGTTACGAAACCCTTCCGGCGGCAAACGCCGCCCTCGCCGCTGTTACCACAACGGGAACGGTGGAGGTTGCCGACGTGCAGCGCAGGGAGGTGAGCCAAGAGCCTCCCTTGCTCTACGACCTGACCGCCTTGCAGAAAGAGGCGAACGGCAGGTACGGCTTCTCGGCAGACAAGACCCTCTCCGTCGCCCAGTCGCTTTACGAGAAGAAGCTGCTGAGCTACCCCCGTACCGGCTCCCGCTATCTCTCGGACGATGTGTTCGACGAGATACCCGACCGCATCGCCCTGCTGGAGCGGTACCCGGCTCTCGCCGCCCATGCCGCCGCCCTAAAAGGGGCTTCGCTCAACCGCCGCAGCGTGGATGCGGGGAAAGTTACCGACCACCATGCGCTCATCATCACCGAGTGTCTGCCCGGCGAGCTGTCCGCCGACGAGCGCACGGTGTACGACATGGTAGCTGCCCGCCTGCTCGAAGCCTTCTCCGCCCGTTGCCTCAAGGACGTTACCACCGTCTCTTTCACGGCGGGGAACAGCGTGTTCACCGCCAAGGGGACGGTCGTCAGGTCTGCCGGATGGCGTGCCGTGCGGGACGAGCGGGACGAGGACGACGAGGGTACAGCCGCTTTGCCGCCCTTGCAGCCCGGCGAGGCTTTCCCCCTGCAATCGGCGGAGTGTGTGGAGAAACAGACCAAGCCCCGTCCCCTGCACACCGAGAGCAGCCTGCTTTCGGCGATGGAGCATTGCGGCAGGGAGTTGCAGGACAACGAGCTGCGGGACAGCCTGAAAGGAAACGGTATCGGCACGCCCGCCACCCGTGCCTCCATCATCGAGACCCTCTTTGCCCGTAACTACGTGCG
The Bacteroides caecimuris DNA segment above includes these coding regions:
- a CDS encoding DUF3800 domain-containing protein — encoded protein: MECSHKTYNIYCDESTHLENDGQPYMIYGYVSIPYNEMALAKKQIREIKQKHGYEGELKWTNISDKTFALYNEIVDYFFMTNMKFRAVIVDKSEIDNTRAEYSYNDFYFRMYYQLLHHQMDMDSTYNVYFDIKDTCSQRKLHKLAEILKYNSAIRDFNFVKSHQVHFIQLADILMGAINYHLRIQRGTIEGKVRAKRLIVEKIKRQTNLSLLCTTPLKNKKFNLFFINLQK
- a CDS encoding DUF4099 domain-containing protein, whose protein sequence is MDERPDSSQQLMDILLVMDEKGTLRAVSGVKDGELQTKNPLEDNNDLLRVDRHGDMFSNFFSNLWSQLKDPTRFHFFRVPEEEVQRVAADFRQRESQSVKTGEPLVAQYEVQPPVQAQQQNQAGQQQQPEGAPQQSAGQTEQNPQYKYRPEDIDWNSLAALGVQREQIEGNGMLDQMLRGFQTDKTVRVHFHFDGISHSNDSQLSLKPGTDGRLTVCSHGILDPEKMQKQFFGYDITDSDKQVLRQTGNMGHPATVTNRAGEQVEALVSRNLKTNELVAFPLSKVNIPAEKNGHTFTPNEIARLKQGEAVVCRFLSRAKEGEQPKIYPAPVQFSAAKMQLEFLFGDRGRLAMDAYKANLKQTANQEVPKTFRKQELTEKSRLELEAGGTVKVSGLVDKKGKAYQGYITWKPGEKPAFMFPKDYNAALEEGRVKPAVENEVQVAINSEGKTVETTRNLKEALQSAQQRPTGEQKQQQERRQEQKEDRKQAQKQEQPDKPKRSRGVRR
- a CDS encoding site-specific integrase, yielding MDNKNHFESKVSDFLEALRKAGYSESTIRQYKKTCRLFIVYMDINYIQDCNVESINLFLKTMPQEKTRLIHGTNYRLLLFVNYLTDRTIQKPVVRYVIRKFSGEIGGIMTKYLHLLEEQRLSPKTIDGYEHVFSYFLRHLSLRNVFRISDIGEDDVLTFISSSQNSKQRVLATMRVFCRYLYEQKLINKNIDYVIGRNRYVVKEKLPSTYTCEEVLQIESSVNQSTPVGKRDYAMLLLATRLGLRSSDIAGLQFSNLDWDRNIIRLIQYKTKREIELPLLKDVGEAIINYVKYGRPSSSSKQIFLSSLAPYNPVNGAVVSLSVRKIICHSRIDTRDRKKGPHAMRHTLASQLLRNGVSLPVISETLGHKTTQTTMGYLRIDIDGLMKCVLEVPDVPSDFYTQKGGLFYV
- a CDS encoding tyrosine-type recombinase/integrase codes for the protein MSEQFIYQSVFAPYFKDFLAMKESQVSDIGRIKWMLLEFDKFFVNSNIRDVFITKSMIDAWKCTRIHDKKKTLYDKVSMFRQFCLYLCHIGKECYIPKLPKKEYSDFTPYVFTRGQIQDIFETCDKQRMYSHNIYCNLFALPTLYRILYATGIRIGEAISIRNRDVDLRRNCIIVRKTKNKMERLIPLSGSLSKVLQQYLEYRNKMPLPDVDAPDKFLLISPSGRPLSSCTVLGGFKKVLEKCNIPCSSNRSGGACIHSLRHTFAVHSLAKMVQEGMDIYCALPLLSVFLGHKTLKGTETYVRLTQDMFPDILLKQTTITRFVYPEMNVITDSNI
- a CDS encoding site-specific integrase, giving the protein MRTTDSAKHLTSFFTEYLIGEKGVSPNTIRSYSESFSLLLNFLDEQVNIKADNLRLEHITRKMVLNFLDWLQDTKKSSNATRNQRLAALRSFCTYMQYEDVKHLEQWQEILSIKVKTHEKRSVNYLSIDGIRLLLAQIPINTKKGRRDLALISLLYDSGARVQELIDLTPASLKLEKPCHVTLFGKGRKKRIVPLQDEQVNLLRSYMEENRLDLSGFNQRPLFFNSCGRKLTNSGISYILNNYINHARIQNPELIPEKISPHTLRHSKAMHLLQAGVNLVYIRDILGHVSIQTTEIYARADSKQKREALESAYVNMIPNDITERSWEKDQELKIWLRNLSK